GCACTTTTCTCCTCCGTAATAGATTCTTTAAGTTGGCCAAGAGGTCTTCTGGAGTTTTGGCCATATGCGGAATCGCGTATAGAATGGTTTAAAATGTGCAATAGTTTGGATCCATTAAGACCTGGAAGCTCTAATTTGATAAGTTACAAGCAGCCGTTGTACGATAAGCTGCGTCATTGGAATGACCTCTTGAAAGCCGTTAAAAATAATTACTACTTGAACACGCCGGCTTGCTATGAGATGAAGTTCAAGTTCGAAAAATTTCTATCAGAATTATTGCCATTGTATGAGGAGTCCAATTTTAATAGATCAGCTTTATTCTCAAACAAGCAAAGTTCTGGGAACCCATGGAATAAAACCATCTCCAGTTCTACAAGGACAGAATCTTCATCGGAGAATATTTTTGCAACGGACTACAATTATGTGTTCGACGAATTACTGACAGCTCCACTCGAGTTTATTTACAAACCTTTGGAATTCAAGATCGATATGGACAAGGTACTAACGCCATTATTAGATGCCATTTTCGAAGTCGAGGAAGACTTTTATAGGGGTATAAAGAAGTCTCATAAGATGGTTTCCAGTATAAACGAAAAACTGAATCACGCATTCCCAGTAGACTTCGAAATCCTTCAAACCAGAGTTCCTAACTATATGAAGATATCCAAGAGAAATAATGAGGAAAGGCAAAAATATTGGACAGagttcttgaatttgaataaACTTTTGTCCTCAGCGGTTCAACCCACTTTGCTTGATATATCCGTATCGAATCCAAGCGTAATTTACGACCAAATGCTGGAACTTGACAACGATTACCACAGAAAACAGTTCATACTGCAAATTTGCTTTACTGCTAATTTGATCCGTCAAATTATTACTTCGCCAGATGTCGAAAACTATTATAAAAATTGTTATCAAAAAGAGAGGCCTGCTCAAAGCATAAATTTTCAGTCGCTTAATGAATCTAATCACAAGAAGACATTGTCATTATGCGATTATTTAGTGAATAATCGCACTAAAAAATTCTATCAACATAGAGATCCTCAATTTGTTCTCGTTATAGAAAAGCTTTTAGAGTCAGAGGACTGTTTTTTGAAGGCAAAGGTAGATGGCTTCAAgagctttcaaagtcttAACATTTCTGATGAACAGGTTAAGCTAGACGATACTGACTATTCGTATAAAAAATTTGGGTTTATTCTTCTGGGCAACAAGTCACTCAATAATGTTTGGAAAGTTAAAACTGGCCTTGATGTGATACCCGAAGCATCGAAGAATGCAAAGGAAATTTTTGAGGACTTGAACAGCAAGAGAAACCATGTGAATATGGATCAAGAAGACCTTGAAGCCTCAGACGATAGAATCGTAAAGGACTGGCAGATTTTGCGGTCTCTGAGATCGCAGtatcttttcagcttcaatAAAATTGATGAGCATTCTGGATTAGATGgtctctttgaaagtagCCTAAGTGACTCCCGGCTTAGCGAGAGAAGAAAACTACTTGAAAGGCTGGTTGAGAAGGTCAAAGAGCCGCATTTATTGAAGCTCCAATCTGCGCGTGAGTTCATGACAGACAGGAAGAGCAAGAAAAGATCTCtggaagaggaaaaaggA
Above is a window of Torulaspora delbrueckii CBS 1146 chromosome 6, complete genome DNA encoding:
- the HPR1 gene encoding Hpr1p (similar to Saccharomyces cerevisiae HPR1 (YDR138W); ancestral locus Anc_8.306), whose translation is MEKLEIAVQECVDFIFPVIQNLAATTDELLEHPLPEDSFSADLLEFRWPALQNDRNQNIDTDAIVGLALRRVLIDSSPLEGESDQPSNKDSLYKIAVVLDFCYHSRKNRKNPLTWSIAFFALFSSVIDSLSWPRGLLEFWPYAESRIEWFKMCNSLDPLRPGSSNLISYKQPLYDKLRHWNDLLKAVKNNYYLNTPACYEMKFKFEKFLSELLPLYEESNFNRSALFSNKQSSGNPWNKTISSSTRTESSSENIFATDYNYVFDELLTAPLEFIYKPLEFKIDMDKVLTPLLDAIFEVEEDFYRGIKKSHKMVSSINEKLNHAFPVDFEILQTRVPNYMKISKRNNEERQKYWTEFLNLNKLLSSAVQPTLLDISVSNPSVIYDQMLELDNDYHRKQFILQICFTANLIRQIITSPDVENYYKNCYQKERPAQSINFQSLNESNHKKTLSLCDYLVNNRTKKFYQHRDPQFVLVIEKLLESEDCFLKAKVDGFKSFQSLNISDEQVKLDDTDYSYKKFGFILLGNKSLNNVWKVKTGLDVIPEASKNAKEIFEDLNSKRNHVNMDQEDLEASDDRIVKDWQILRSLRSQYLFSFNKIDEHSGLDGLFESSLSDSRLSERRKLLERLVEKVKEPHLLKLQSAREFMTDRKSKKRSLEEEKGKRRWSRNSDQEKKNPIMDPLMLHLQLNFPLQRSPKRTKPPHHHKYKLRKQLRQMKTQQIFQHQLQRTQRKPLLGEKLQKETVQSPIRRVKTQQRLQLVIQVSTISSKLC